In one Corallococcus silvisoli genomic region, the following are encoded:
- a CDS encoding SO2930 family diheme c-type cytochrome, translating into MSPRFSVVLLALTLAACGSSDPEVPGPSPDSGILVPDAGLEDSGVPDAGVPDAGPVDAGVPDSGTPDAGDPDAGRVAMPSSLSGLALFTGSPADGGWAPVEGNIPYTLSTALFSDYAVKSRTLYIPPGKVAHYQSKDALDLPVGTLITKTFAFPADLRAPDQDVRLIETRVLVRQPTGWEAWPYVWNTEQTEATQATGGRSRDVTFIDLEGQTRSFKYSVPSKNQCQQCHHLQDDTGAQVMHPIGVKARYLHHENTYGGVARDQLEYLASLGKLDGLPSLAELPRAPDAFDPQAADLSTRARTYLDINCAHCHNPKGTAGITSRLFLNFDNPDLFTLGECKRPGSAGSGVGGEFDIVPGNHAESILWYRLDTEESGKMMPQIGRTVHHAEGSRLIADWIDSLPAKSCK; encoded by the coding sequence GTGAGCCCTCGTTTCTCCGTGGTGCTGCTGGCGCTGACGCTGGCGGCCTGCGGCTCCTCCGACCCGGAGGTCCCCGGGCCGTCACCCGACTCGGGCATCCTCGTGCCGGATGCCGGTCTGGAGGATTCGGGGGTTCCCGACGCGGGCGTGCCGGATGCCGGTCCCGTGGACGCGGGCGTGCCGGATTCCGGGACACCCGACGCGGGTGACCCGGATGCCGGACGTGTGGCCATGCCCTCCTCGCTGTCGGGTCTCGCACTGTTCACCGGAAGTCCGGCGGACGGGGGCTGGGCTCCGGTGGAGGGCAACATCCCCTACACCCTATCCACGGCGCTGTTCTCCGACTACGCGGTCAAGTCACGCACCCTCTACATCCCCCCCGGCAAGGTGGCGCACTACCAGTCCAAGGACGCGCTGGACCTGCCGGTGGGGACGCTCATCACGAAGACGTTCGCCTTCCCCGCGGACCTGCGGGCTCCGGACCAGGACGTGCGCCTCATCGAGACGCGCGTCCTGGTGCGCCAGCCCACGGGGTGGGAGGCGTGGCCCTACGTCTGGAACACGGAGCAGACGGAGGCCACGCAGGCCACCGGGGGCCGCTCGCGCGACGTGACGTTCATCGACCTGGAGGGGCAGACGCGGTCGTTCAAGTACTCGGTGCCCTCCAAGAACCAGTGCCAGCAGTGCCACCACCTCCAGGACGACACGGGGGCGCAGGTGATGCACCCCATCGGGGTGAAGGCGCGCTACCTGCACCACGAGAACACCTACGGCGGAGTGGCGCGCGACCAGCTGGAGTACCTGGCGTCGCTGGGCAAGCTGGACGGGCTGCCCTCGCTCGCGGAGCTGCCCAGGGCGCCGGACGCGTTCGACCCGCAGGCGGCGGACCTGTCCACGCGGGCGCGCACGTACCTGGACATCAACTGCGCGCATTGCCACAACCCGAAGGGGACGGCGGGCATCACCAGCCGGCTGTTCCTCAACTTCGACAACCCGGACCTGTTCACGCTGGGCGAGTGCAAGCGCCCGGGGTCGGCGGGCAGCGGCGTGGGCGGCGAGTTCGACATCGTCCCCGGCAACCACGCCGAGTCCATCCTCTGGTACCGGCTGGACACGGAGGAGTCCGGCAAGATGATGCCGCAGATTGGCCGCACCGTTCACCACGCGGAAGGCTCGCGGCTCATCGCGGACTGGATTGATTCGCTGCCGGCGAAGAGCTGCAAGTAG
- a CDS encoding dicarboxylate/amino acid:cation symporter yields the protein MKPWARWFRIPFWQRVLGAFVLGALAGWALGDRAGTWFQPLGTLYVQLIRMIATPLVFFAVIHAVSALRGQKSVAALGGRTFLWFAVTAALAVSVGLGTAALTRPGVGVGQLQVASDYKPRQVPGPVQVLLDVVPTNPFAALAEGRMLQVIFFAGLLGFALVKLGERTARLRELVGEASAAMIQVTRFVLELTPLGTFGLIAALVGTYGFERLLPLGTFVLTLYLACAVHVVFVYGGLLLAHGLNPLRFFRGAAPGMQVAFVSSSSFASMPVALRSVTHNLGVNADYAAFAVPLGATIKMDGCGAIYPAMTSLFIAQYFGLSLSAPQLFIILLASVLGSFGTAGVPGTAVVMTTVVLSAAGLPLEGLGYLLAIDRVLDMMRTLTNVTGQMLVPVLVAREEGLLDLDVYNRASSNVGLEEPPSPAA from the coding sequence ATGAAGCCCTGGGCCCGCTGGTTCCGCATCCCCTTCTGGCAGCGCGTGCTGGGCGCCTTCGTGCTGGGCGCGCTCGCCGGGTGGGCGCTGGGCGACCGTGCGGGCACATGGTTCCAGCCCCTGGGCACGCTCTACGTCCAGCTCATCCGGATGATCGCCACGCCGCTCGTGTTCTTCGCCGTCATCCACGCGGTGTCCGCGCTGCGCGGCCAGAAGAGCGTGGCGGCGCTGGGCGGCCGCACCTTCCTCTGGTTCGCCGTCACCGCCGCGCTCGCCGTGAGCGTGGGCCTGGGCACCGCCGCCCTCACAAGACCCGGCGTGGGCGTGGGGCAGCTCCAGGTGGCCTCCGACTACAAGCCCCGGCAGGTGCCCGGCCCGGTGCAGGTGCTGCTGGACGTGGTGCCCACCAACCCCTTCGCCGCGCTGGCCGAGGGCCGGATGCTCCAGGTCATCTTCTTCGCGGGCCTGCTGGGCTTCGCGCTGGTGAAGCTGGGCGAGCGCACCGCCCGCCTGCGGGAGCTGGTGGGCGAGGCCAGCGCGGCCATGATCCAAGTCACCCGCTTCGTGCTGGAGCTGACGCCGCTGGGCACCTTCGGCCTCATCGCCGCGCTGGTGGGAACCTACGGCTTCGAACGCCTGCTGCCCCTGGGCACCTTCGTCCTCACGCTGTACCTCGCGTGCGCGGTGCACGTCGTGTTCGTGTATGGGGGCCTGCTGCTCGCGCACGGGCTCAACCCGCTGCGCTTCTTCCGGGGCGCCGCGCCCGGCATGCAGGTGGCGTTCGTCAGCTCCTCCAGCTTCGCGTCCATGCCGGTGGCCCTGCGCAGCGTCACCCACAACCTGGGCGTCAACGCGGACTACGCGGCGTTCGCCGTGCCGCTGGGCGCCACCATCAAGATGGACGGCTGCGGCGCCATCTACCCCGCGATGACGTCGCTCTTCATCGCGCAGTACTTCGGCCTGTCGCTGTCCGCGCCCCAGCTCTTCATCATCCTGCTGGCGTCCGTGCTGGGCAGCTTCGGCACCGCGGGCGTGCCCGGCACGGCGGTGGTGATGACCACCGTCGTCCTCAGCGCCGCGGGGCTTCCGCTGGAGGGGCTGGGCTACCTGCTCGCCATCGACCGGGTGCTGGACATGATGCGCACCCTCACCAACGTCACCGGCCAGATGCTGGTGCCGGTGCTGGTCGCGCGCGAGGAGGGCCTCTTGGACCTGGACGTCTACAACCGCGCGTCCAGCAACGTGGGGCTGGAGGAGCCCCCGTCGCCCGCCGCCTGA
- a CDS encoding S8 family serine peptidase translates to MKAVHLRAAALACVLSAAPALSQGLAASETPGVVVVTQDLLHPADAWGQPVNNERPSLVRDESGRVHYLVDLRRGSEARFTQAAPPLDGFASWHKTPARHLVRELERQYGLQATGLTSWAGLGFMAFLTPEQVERLRADPRVERITPDEATSPSGALWTNSTGTEMKTWGKRAVAENTSSTTTAKIPTKVYVLDSGIGLHADLNVVQRVWPAGGNAADGLVGCYAHATHVAGIIGAKQNSTGVVGVAPDISLVSVSVMGPEPLDTVHHCNPSNVTAAAAIQALDWTMMDITSHGKVGIINLSFNLGSGVLASTGTVGSRMVTVSQPAPGYKGAFIVNSAGNDSVDACTRAYGPASTTDGIMVVGAIDDRGQPVTPLHCKPGQMCVDGFRNGTVAGSGPGSNYGTCVEAWAPGLAIRSTFAAYPQSGTTTSNTYEYLSGTSMSAPFVAGLAAHLVDAVPAGTPSLIEAAVRARFHSLGSVDKTLRPLFLPTLNPPSVPAQPRAEFAVVSANNGPFHVESVGANITLANNELFQLSFDSVGAPSGGCNVTQASYLIPSYPASSLLDTTQRKIWTLQYPALTSAPPTFYSYRFFSDCDTGTAGLFVNP, encoded by the coding sequence ATGAAAGCCGTCCATCTTCGCGCCGCCGCGCTCGCGTGCGTGCTGTCCGCTGCTCCCGCGCTGTCCCAGGGACTCGCAGCTTCCGAGACACCCGGAGTCGTCGTGGTGACGCAGGACCTGCTCCACCCCGCGGATGCCTGGGGCCAGCCGGTGAACAATGAGCGTCCCTCACTCGTGCGGGACGAGTCCGGTCGGGTGCACTACCTCGTCGACCTGCGCCGGGGCTCCGAGGCCCGCTTCACCCAGGCCGCGCCACCGCTCGACGGGTTCGCGTCCTGGCACAAGACGCCCGCGCGACACCTGGTGCGCGAGCTGGAGCGGCAGTACGGCCTCCAGGCCACCGGGCTGACGAGCTGGGCGGGCCTGGGCTTCATGGCCTTCCTGACGCCAGAACAAGTGGAGCGGCTTCGCGCGGACCCGCGCGTCGAGCGCATCACTCCCGACGAGGCCACCTCTCCGAGCGGCGCCCTGTGGACGAACTCCACGGGCACGGAGATGAAGACCTGGGGCAAGCGCGCCGTGGCGGAGAACACGTCGTCCACCACCACCGCGAAGATCCCCACGAAGGTCTACGTGTTGGACAGCGGCATCGGGCTCCACGCCGACCTCAACGTCGTGCAGCGCGTCTGGCCCGCGGGAGGCAACGCCGCGGACGGACTGGTGGGCTGCTACGCGCACGCCACCCATGTGGCGGGCATCATCGGGGCGAAGCAGAACAGCACCGGCGTCGTGGGCGTCGCGCCCGACATCTCCCTCGTCTCCGTGTCGGTGATGGGACCTGAGCCCCTGGACACGGTGCACCACTGCAACCCGAGCAACGTCACGGCCGCCGCCGCCATCCAGGCGCTCGACTGGACCATGATGGACATCACCTCCCACGGGAAGGTGGGGATCATCAACCTCTCCTTCAACCTGGGCTCGGGCGTGCTCGCGTCCACCGGCACCGTGGGCTCGCGCATGGTCACCGTGTCCCAGCCCGCACCGGGCTACAAAGGGGCCTTCATCGTGAACTCGGCGGGCAACGACTCCGTGGACGCATGCACCCGCGCCTACGGTCCCGCCTCCACGACGGACGGCATCATGGTGGTGGGCGCCATCGATGACCGGGGGCAGCCCGTGACACCGCTGCACTGCAAGCCGGGACAGATGTGCGTCGACGGCTTCCGCAACGGGACGGTGGCAGGCTCCGGCCCAGGCTCCAACTACGGCACCTGCGTCGAGGCGTGGGCGCCGGGCCTCGCCATCCGCTCCACCTTCGCCGCATACCCGCAGTCCGGCACGACGACCTCCAATACCTATGAATACCTGTCGGGAACGTCCATGTCCGCGCCCTTCGTTGCGGGGCTCGCGGCGCACCTCGTGGACGCCGTGCCAGCCGGGACGCCCTCGCTCATCGAAGCCGCGGTGCGCGCGCGCTTCCATTCGCTCGGCTCCGTGGACAAGACGCTCCGGCCCCTCTTCCTGCCCACGCTCAATCCTCCCTCCGTCCCCGCGCAGCCACGGGCCGAGTTCGCCGTCGTGTCCGCGAACAACGGGCCCTTCCACGTGGAGTCGGTGGGCGCGAACATCACGCTCGCGAACAACGAGTTGTTCCAGCTGAGCTTCGACTCGGTGGGCGCGCCGTCGGGCGGCTGCAACGTAACCCAGGCGAGCTATCTGATTCCGTCCTATCCCGCCAGCAGCCTGCTGGACACGACCCAGCGGAAGATCTGGACCCTCCAGTACCCCGCGCTGACCAGCGCCCCGCCCACCTTCTACTCGTACCGCTTCTTCTCGGACTGCGACACCGGCACCGCGGGCCTGTTCGTCAATCCGTGA
- a CDS encoding S8/S53 family peptidase, protein MKVAVVDSGVSVGFLRGQSLALAGAASFTLDREARRLESRIHSREELDAWRGGDSCLDDLEDAHGHGTAVLSILLDSAPPVPGVEWYVARVLDGRMRGDSLCLLEALEWLTADVRPDLINLSLGTVSRAFEAPLTALLQQAVEQGSVVLCAAGAVPGLPAGLPPVVTVADAQTARALGDRGTVDHVEDAPTVRLFTGGAWVERPMTSSYACALAGARVLREGCPPGWRRHRPGPAVTD, encoded by the coding sequence GTGAAGGTCGCCGTCGTGGACAGCGGCGTGTCGGTGGGGTTCCTGCGGGGGCAGTCGTTGGCCCTCGCGGGAGCCGCCAGCTTCACGCTGGACCGGGAGGCCCGGCGGCTGGAGTCGCGCATCCATTCGCGCGAGGAGTTGGATGCGTGGCGGGGCGGGGACTCGTGCCTGGATGACCTGGAGGATGCGCACGGCCATGGCACGGCGGTGCTGAGCATCCTGCTGGATTCGGCCCCACCTGTTCCTGGCGTGGAGTGGTACGTCGCGCGGGTGCTGGATGGGCGGATGCGCGGGGATTCGCTGTGCCTGCTGGAGGCGCTGGAGTGGCTGACGGCGGACGTGCGCCCGGACCTCATCAACCTGAGCCTGGGCACCGTGAGCCGCGCCTTCGAGGCGCCGCTGACCGCGCTGCTCCAACAGGCCGTGGAGCAGGGGAGCGTCGTGCTGTGCGCGGCGGGCGCCGTGCCGGGCCTGCCCGCGGGGTTGCCGCCGGTGGTGACGGTGGCGGACGCGCAGACGGCCCGGGCGCTGGGGGACAGGGGCACCGTGGACCACGTCGAGGACGCGCCCACGGTGCGGCTGTTCACGGGCGGCGCCTGGGTGGAGCGCCCGATGACGAGCAGCTACGCCTGCGCGCTCGCGGGAGCGCGCGTGCTGCGTGAAGGCTGCCCGCCGGGATGGCGGCGTCACCGACCGGGGCCGGCCGTCACGGATTGA